GCCTGTCGACCGAGCCTGCCATTCATGTTTTGTTAGCCGACACCCATAAGATTATCCGCGATGGGCTGCGGCATGAAGTCGGCCGGCATGATGATATGGGAGTGGTAGCCGAGACCGATGACGGATATGAAGTCATCCGGCTTGTTGACCAGATGCACCCAGACGTGGTTGTCCTGGATGTTAACCTGAGGCATCTAAGCGGCATTCAGGTTGCCAGGCACATCAACCAGAGCAGCCTGGAAGGCGCCGAAACAACACCTCCCCGCGTATTAGCCTTCAGCAGTTACAGTGATAAGCAATATGTTTGGGCGATGCTTGCGGCTGGCGTTAAAGGGTATCTGCTGAAAAGCGATCCCCTGGAAAAAGTTGTCTTTGGCATTCGCGCCGTTGATGTGGGGCAAACCGTCTTGAATCAACAAGTCCAAAACACCTTACTGCGTTTTATCCCCGAACTGCATCAGGATTTGAGCCAGAGTGAAATCAACGTCTTGCAACTCCTGGCGCACGGCTTATCAAACGAACAAATCGCGGCAAGCCTGAAAATTACGCAAGGAACCGTAAAAAATCACCTGCACAACACCTATCGCAAAATCCCCTGGGTGCGCACGCGCGCCGAGGCCGTTGCCTGGGCGTGGATCAACCGGATCGTGTCTTATTAGCAAGTGGCGAGGCTGCTCGCCTATGCCGAAAGTCATACCCCCCTATACCCAGAATCATAGTTTAAAAGTGATTGCTATCTCAGGCAATCAAACTCGCGCTGGCAGATAATATGTTCAGGATGATTGTCGGCTGACTGTCAGGCATAACCGGCGGATCGGGGAGATCATTCTTGATAATGTCTATAACTCATGTAAGGAGAAACAGATCATGACCTTTATGTCTCCGTTAGATTTATTGACAGTATCCAACCATGAACAGGATGTGATCAGATGTCTCATACGGCGTCCGCGCCTGACCTTGCAAGAAATTGCCGGGTTTACCAAGATTCCTGTGGATAAATTGGAAGGGATTGTGAACAGCATGGTACAGGAGTCTCGTCTTGATAAGGATGG
Above is a genomic segment from Candidatus Leptovillus gracilis containing:
- a CDS encoding response regulator transcription factor gives rise to the protein MNQDIIRLSTEPAIHVLLADTHKIIRDGLRHEVGRHDDMGVVAETDDGYEVIRLVDQMHPDVVVLDVNLRHLSGIQVARHINQSSLEGAETTPPRVLAFSSYSDKQYVWAMLAAGVKGYLLKSDPLEKVVFGIRAVDVGQTVLNQQVQNTLLRFIPELHQDLSQSEINVLQLLAHGLSNEQIAASLKITQGTVKNHLHNTYRKIPWVRTRAEAVAWAWINRIVSY